The Acidimicrobiales bacterium DNA segment TTCTTGTGGTAGACGACCTCGGATTCGTACTGGGCGGTGACGCCGGCCAGGTACTTTCGCTCGGCTTCGGGGATGCCCAGCTTCTCGTAGGTGTTCTTGATCGACTCGGGCACCTCGTCCCAGTCGTCGTTGAGGCCGCCCTTGGGCTTGATGTAGTAGAAGATGTCGTCGAAATCGATCCCGGACATGTCGCCACCCCAGTGGGGCATCGGGCGCGCGCCGAAGCGTCGATAGGACTTCAGGCGCATGTCGAGCATCCACTGCGGCTCGCCCTTGAGCCAGGACATCTCGCGGAGGATCTCCTCGTTGAGGCCCTTCTTGGGCTTGAAGACGTAGTCCTCTTCGTCGGCCCAGCCGAGCTGGTACTTGCCGAGGTCCAGGCTGTCAGCGGTGCTCATTGCGATCTCCGTGTCTGCCGCGGTCTTGGAATTTCTCCTATGGAGATAGTAACAAACCCAGCGACCGGTTCGGCAACGGCAGCTGTTGGAACACCCCGCCGCGCCACGGACGGAAGCCGTGGCTGGCGGCAGCATCGGCGAGTACGCGGCGGACATCGACGGTCACCGGCCACACCTCGTCGTCGGCGAGCGACGGCATGTCACCGTGGATTCCCCCGACCACCTGATCACCGAGGACGATGGCCACTCCGCCACGGCCGTGCTCGGTGCCGCCACTGTCGTTCTCGTCGATCGCCCGACCGAACTCGCTGACCAGGATGATGGTGACCGGCCCGGGATCGCGACCGTCGCCGGTCCCCCGCGTGCGCGCGAGGTCGCTCCAGAAGGCCGTGAGGGCCCGGGCGAGCCGGTCGAGCTTGTGGGTGAGCACGCCGGCGCGCCCATCACCCTGATCGACGTGGGTGTCATAGCCCGGGTGGTCGATCGCCACGATGCGCAGCCGCGGATCGGTGCGGATCATGTCGGCGGTCGCGGCGAGCGAGCGACTGAGACCGCCTTCGGGGTAGCCGCGGGCGAGCCGGTCGGCGGGCGCGGTCCAGCTTGCATCAGACCAGCGCGCCTCGATGGACGAGCCGCCCAGCGTTCCGACATGACTGTTGCGAGGGTCGATCGGCGGCGGTGACTCGTCGAAGTGACGGCCCACCGACACCACGGGGACTTGTTCGACCATCGCGGTCGCCAGCCCGTCGAACATGGCGTGCGGGGCGGAACCGAACGACCAGACCGACTCGCTGCCCAGTCCCTCGAAGCGCAACAGGCGCGTCGCCCATCCGTCGGGCTCGTCCCGGCCCCCCTGGTGGAGGAACTCCCGGGATGGCAGGTGGTTGCGGTCCCCGCCGTGCACGTCGGGCACGCCGACCCCGCAGATCAGCGCCAGATGGTCCGAACGTCCGAACATCGCGTGCAGCGGGGAAAGGGCCGGATGGAGTCCGAGTCCGCGACCCATGTCGATGGCGCCGTAGCGCTCACCGGGTGGCGAGATCGCGAGAGCGGGTCGGCGAATCGCATACGCGGGGTCGGCGTGGGGAACCACCACGCTGAGCCCGTCGACGCCGCCCACGAGATTGATGAACACGAGCGTGCCCGAGGGCGCACCCACGCCTCGCCCGAGCGCCCCGGGCGACGGAATGCCCACGGCGGCCGAGCCCGCGCGTGAACTCCGGTTGTCGATCTCCCGGAGGAAACCCTCGCGATGCCTCGCCGGCAGCGGCAGGTCCACACCGATGCTTCGGCTCGCGGGGCAACGAGCTGTAGGTATTCTGGCCCATCTCAGCGCTCCGGCGAACCGACCTGCTGCGGGGTGCCGCCATAGAGCCCGTCGAGCAGCCCGGTACAGAGATCCTCGATCCGCGCCGCGGCCTTGCGATGCAACCGCTTGGAGCGACCGTGGGGGTCCTCGACCTCGTCGGTGCCCGAGCCGAGGAGGTCCGAGGGCCGGCGCTGCTCGGCGAACGCACGCACGCGTCGGTCGGGCGAACCGTCGAGCTCCTCCTGCGTCCGCAGCCAGTCCACCAGCGCGCCGAGCGTGTGGATGTTGGTGCTGTCGCCCTCGGTGGCCATGGTGATCTCGCGGGCGTGGGCGCGCTCCATGGTGACGATCAGGTCGGCACCGTTCACCAGCTCCGGGGTGACGACACGCGACCGATGATCCGCGGCGTCGAGCGAGGACTCGGCGAGCACCGAGAGCACCGTGTCCGAGGCCGGCTCGCCATCGAACAGGAGCCCACAGGAGGACACGGCGACGCCGGCCAGGCCGCGCTGTTCGACGTCGCGGACCAGGAACCGTTCGGCCATCACCGAGCGGCAGATGTTGGCCGTGCAGACCACCAGGATTCGAAAGGGATCGGCCGACGGCACGGGCAGCAGAATCGGGTGGGCTCAGTCGATCCGGCGAAGTTCGGACGCGAACAACTCGGCGCGACGGATGTAGGTGTCGACGTTGAGTTGGGAATGCCCCTCGGGCACTGCGTCCTCGCGGATCTTGACGGGCACGCCGAGCGCCATCGCGCAACGGGGCACCTCGACCTTGCCGGGCACCATCGCGGCCGCACCGACGAGGGCGTGCTCGCCGATGATCGCCTCGTGCAGCACGATGCTGCCGGTGCCGATGAGCGCGTGATCGAGCACCCGGCAACCCTCGAGGTGGGCGAGGTGTCCCACCGTCACGAAACGCCCCACGGTGGTGGGGTGAAACGGGGTGCAGTGCAACACCGCGCCGTCCTGGATCGACGATCCCTCGCCGACCTCGATGGTGTTGTCATCGGCTCGGATCACGGCCTGCGGCCACACCGAAGCGCGCGGCCCGATCACGGCACTGCCGATGATGGTGGCCTCCGGGTGGATGTAGGCCGTCTCGTGGATCTCGGGTACCCGGTCGCCGATCGCGTAGATCGGCACGACTAGAGCCCCTGGTAGCGGCCGTAGCCGCCCTGGAAGAACACGAGCGGCCCGCGGGCCGGCGCATCCTCGGAGGTCTTCATGGACTGCACCAGACCGACGACGATGTCGTGGTCGCCGCCGTCGTGGACGGCGTGGATCGAGCAGTCGATCGTGGCCAGCGCGCCCGGGATCAACGGCGCCCCCGTGTGGTCGGTGGTCCATTCGATGCCCGCGAACTTGTCGTCCACCTTGCTGGCGAAGACCCCGCAGACGTCGGCTTGGTCGTGACCGAGCACGTTGACGCAGAACGCCCCGGTCTCCTGGATGCGCAGCCATGTGGCCGAGGTCGCGCTCGGACAGAACATGACCAGCGGCGGATCGAGCGAGACGCTGGCGAACGATCCGATCGCCATCCCCGTGGGGCCGGCGTCGTCGACCCCCGTCACGACCGTCACACCGGTCGGGAAGTGTCCGAGCACCCGTCGGTATTCGCTGGAATCGATCGTCATGTTCTGCTCCTCAACTGTCCTTCCACCCGGGCCTACCCGGCCTGCCTTCGGCAGGGCACGGTAGCGCCGTCTCAGGAGCGGGCGGTGACCGAGAGTTTCAGACCCTCGGTGGCGCAGACGACGGCGTCGATTCCACGGCACGCGGCGCGAGCGGTGATGCGCTCGGTCATCTCGTCGAGGTCTTCGTCGGTGTGCGACGGGTCGTGATGGAAGAGCACGAGCGTGGACACGCCCGCCTGCGCCGCCACCTCGACCGCATACTCCGGCGTGCAGTGTCCCCAGTTCGACTTCAGCGCGAACTCGTCGGGCCACAGCTGGGCGTCGTGGATCAACACGTCGACCCCGGCGCAGAGTTCGAGTACGGCCGGATCGACGTAGCCGGGTCGATCCACCGGCTCCTGGTGGTCGGGGATGTAGGCGACCGAGACACCATTGCGGGTGACTCGATACCCGTTCGTTTTCCCACAGTGCGGAACCGGCCGGACCATCACCGCCGACCCGTCGATGACCAGATCGTCGTGGTGGGCGTCGTGGAACTCGACGGTCGCCGGCAGGTCGGCGACCTCGATCGGGAAGTAGGGCGGACTCATGAACTTCGCGAATGTCTCGGCCATGGTCTGGCCGCCGTCGGCGGGGCCGTAGACGTGCACTTCCGTCTCGGCCGACTGGAGCGGCATGAAGAAGGGAAGGCCCTGCACATGGTCCCAGTGCAGATGAGTGACGAGGGCGTGCACCGTGACCGGATCTCCCGGGGTCATCGAGCATCCCCAGGGCCGCAGGCCGGTACCGAGGTCGAGCACGATCGGGTCGTGGCCGGGCGCTTCGATCGAGACGCAGCTCGTGTTGCCGCCGTAGCGTTGCACCGAGGGACAGCTGCACGGCGTGGAGCCGCGGACGCCGTGAAAGGAAACGTCAATCGAATATTCATCCCCCATGAACATTCGAAACTAGTCAACGTAACCCCGTCCCGTCGAGGGTCGTGTGACGGAATTCTCACCCGCAGTCGTCGCTAGGGTGACGAGATGCCTCCGCCAACATCACCGAACTCGGCTCCCCCACGGTTGCCCGACGGGCTGGTCGCCATCGTCAAGCGGGACTGCCCGACGTGCGTGCTCGTGGCACCGGTGCTCGAGGACCTCGCGGCCCGAGCCGCGCTCACGGTCATCAGCCAGGACGACGCCGGGTTCCCGACGGTGGCCGACTGGGTGATCCACGACGAGGATCTGGCGCTCTCGTGGCACCACGACATCGACGCGGTGCCCACGCTGGTCCGCGTCGACGACGGGCAGGTGACCGAACGCATCGAGGGCTGGTCACGAGATCAGTGGGAGACCTTCACCGGCACCAGCGGTCTCGGCGAGGGGCTGCCCGACTGGCGTCCCGGGTGCGGGTCGCTGAGCGTCGACCCCAACCTCGCCGACGAGTTGGCCGTGCGGTTCTCCGGCTCCACGCTGCGGAGCCGCCGGGTCGAGATCGCGGTACTGGAGGACGAGTGGGAGGCGATGTGGGATCGCGGCTGGAGTGACGGGCTTCCCGTCGTACCGCCCACCGAGGCCCGCGTTCTCCGCATGCTCGAGGGCACCACCCGGGCCCCCGACGACATCGTCGCCATCGCGCCGCCCGACCTCGTGGAATGCACCGTCGAGAAGGTCGCGATCAACGCGGTGATGGCCGGCTGCAAGCCGGAATATCTTCCCGTCGTGCTCACCGCGGTCGAAGCCGCGTGCACCGACGAGTTCAACATGCACGGCCTGCTCGCCACCACGATGCCGGTCGGTCCGGTACTCGTCGTCAACGGGCCGATCTGCGAACAGATCGGCATGAACAGCGGGCTCAACCTGCTCGGCCAGGGCAACCGGGCGAACAGCACCATCGGCCGTGCACTCCAGCTCGTCATCCGCAATGTGGGAGGCGGCAAGCCCGGCGGCGTCGACCGTGCGACGCAGGGCAACCCCGGCAAGATCGGCTTGTGCTTCGCCGAGGACGAGGCGGGTTCGCCATGGGAGTCGCTGGCCCGGTCCCGGGGATTCGACGCCTCGGCCTCCACCGTCACGTTGTTCCCGGGTGAGGGACCCCGCCTCCTTTTCGACCAGAAGTCCCGCTCGGCGGACTCGCTGACCCGCCACTTTGCCCAGATGCTGCGCACCTACGCGAGCCCCCGGATGGTGATGCAGTTCGAGACCATCATCGTGATGTCCCCCGAACACATGAACCGCTACCGCGACGCCGGTTGGGACCGAGCCCGCTTCCTCGAGGAACTCGAGTCCCACCTGATGGTCGACGGTGCCGACATCATCGCCGGTGCCGACGGCATCGAGGAGGGCATGCCCGAGTTCGTGAAGGACATGCAGCTGTCGAAGTTCCCGCCCGGCGGCATCCACGTGGTCCACGGCGGCAGCCACGCGGGGCTCTTCTCCGCAGCCATCGGCGGGTGGGTGACCGGCGAGATGGGTAGTCTCACCGTCACGAGGGAGATCACGTGACGAGGGAGATCAAGCCATGACGACAGTGCTCTCGAAGACCACGGTGCTCGACCCCACCGGGGAACTTCGACCCGAGGTCCGAGAACGGGTCGCCCGGCCCGAATCACTCAACGGTCTGACCGTCGGTCTGCTCGACATCTCCAAGCCTCGCGGCAACGTGTTCCTCGACCGGGTGGAAGAGAAGCTCACTGCGCTGGGCGCCTCGGTGAAGCGCTTCGCGAAACCGACGTTCACCAAGCCGGCGCCCGTCGATCTCCGTCACGAGATCGCCACGAGCTGTGACGCGGTGATCGAAGCACTCGCCGATTGAGGCAGCTGCACGACGTGCAGTGTGCACGACATCAACGATCTCGAACGACGAGGCATTCCGGGGGTCTTCGTGGCCACCGTCGAGTTCGCCGACGCCGCCGACGGCCAGTCGAAGGCCCTCGGACTCGACGTGGCCCACGTACTCACACCGCACCCGATCCAGGATCGGACCGACGAGGAGATGGTCGCGATCGCCGATCAGGCGATCGATGCACTCCTGGGTGCGCTCACCGGCCCCGACTGAGCATCACCCGGTAGTCGCAACAGGTCGTCGTGCCGTTCGACCAGGCCATCGGCGACGAGTCCATCGATCACCCGAATCCCTCGGTCCGCATCGTCGGGCGCGACGGTGGCCGCGAACGCCGCCGCGATCTGGGGTCCTCGCCGCAACACGTCGATCACGCGACCGCGAAGCTGGCGATCCGACCCCTCGAAGGCGGCCTGGCGGCGGCTCACGCCGGCCGAGCCGTCGGCCGGATCCGGACCGGACCCGAGCCACGTGCAGCCGGACGCGACCGGACACGACGCACAGCCCGGCGAGCGCTTCGTGCACACCAGCGCGCCGAGTTCCATGATCGCCTGGTTCCACTGCCACACCCTCCCGGCCGGCACGAGGTCGTCGGCGATCTGCTGCGCCTCCCGTGGCGCCAGCCGACGTCCCGTGACCCGAGCCAGCACCCGCCCGATGTTCGTGTCGACCGGCGCCGAGGCGAGCTCGAATGCGAAAGCGCGCACCGCCCGAGCCGTGTAGGGGCCGACGCCCGGCAGGGCGCGCAGCGAATCCAGATCCGACGGCACCACTCCCCCGTGCCGCTCGTGAATGGCCTGCGCCGCCCGATGCAGCATGAGGGCGCGGCGGTTGTAGCCGAGCCCCGCCCACTCCCGCAGGATCTCGGCCGCCGGTTCCGTCGCGCAGGTCGCCGGGTCGGGAAAGCGTTCGAGGAAGACAACCCATCGGTCGACGACGCGATCGACCTGGGTTTGTTGCAACATGGTCTCCGAGACGAGGACCGCCCAGGGGTCACGGGTCCGCCGCCAGGGGAGGTCACGAAGCCCTTCATCCGCCCACGCCAGCAGCATCGACTCGAGTGATTCCGACCGTTCGACCATTTCCCGAAACCTACGCGATCCGGCACTCAGGTCACATGACGGGCGCGCCGAAGGAGAACGAAGGGAGGCACGCGTGAGGCGACTTCAGCGGCGACCGCTCGCCTCGTTCGAACGAGATCTGTGGCGGCTGTTCTTCGAGATCAGGATCGTGGCCCTCGCGCTGCTGGGCGCCGTCGCGCTGATTCCCGCAGCCGCCGTCGACACGGCCATAGCCGTGTTCATCCTGGGGTTCTCGGTTCCGGCCAATGTCGCCCTCCGCGCACTGATGGCGCATGTCCGGTCGGCTCCCTGGTGGCTCCCGATCGCCGATGCTGCGCTCAGCGCTGCGGTCATCTCCATCCAACCCGAACTCGCCCCGGCTGCGCTCATCGTCATGCTGGGTTCGACCAGCCAGGCCGCAACGACCGGGTGGCGACCGACGCTCGCCGCCACGCTCGCCGGCGCGCCGCTGTTGTTCGGTGCGGCGCTGCGCTACGACGTCGGCGACGGCGCGCTCTACGTCGCCACCTATCTCGCCGTCTCGACCGGCGTGACGGTCTTCGTCGCCGTCATCGCCGATGCCGAACGCGCCGCTCGGCAGGGCACCGACGATCTCCTCTCCGGTATCGATGCCGTCGTCTGGGAAGCCCACCCCTACCCGTTCGACGACGTCGCGGTGTCCGGCGACACGCAGGCCGTTCTCGGCATCGACCCGGAGTGCCTGGTCGGCCCCGGCACCTGGCTGGGGCGGGTTCCGGCCCTCGAACGGGCGCTGGTGGCCCAACAGTCCAAGGAGGCCATCGATGCCGGCCGTGCGCACGAGATCACCTATCGGATCACCGACGACGCCGGCGAACTCCGCCACGTCCGCGACCGCGTCCGAGTGGAGTCCGATGCCCAGGGCCGGGTGACGGCGCGCGGTGTGGTCGTCGACATCACCGACGAGGTCGAGGTCCGCGAATCGAACCGAAACCTCGCCGAACTGGTCGACCGGGTGCCGGTGGGGCTCCTCGTCGTGCGGGCCGAGCCGGACGGCCGGTTCACGACCATTTCGGTCAACCCCGCATACGAAGCGTTGACCGGCCTCCCGGCGAGTGCGCTCGTCCACTCGACGCTGGCCGACGCGCTCGACGGCCCCGGGGTGGCCGGCATGGTCCGCCTCCTCACCGACGCCCGGCGAACAGGCCAGCCTCAGCGACAGGCCGAGGCCGGCGACCTCCGCGCCGAAGGCGAACGCATCATCAGCCTCGAGGCCTTCCCCATCTCCGGTGAACTGCTCGGACTGAACGTGGTCGATGTGACCGCTCGCGTCATCACCGCCCGCGCCCTTCGCCACCAGGCGTTGCACGACGAGCTCACGGGACTACCGAACCGGGCGTTGCTCGAGGATCGTCTCCGCCACGGCATCGACGCAGCTCGCCGCGACCAGCAACCCGTCGCACTGCTGCTGCTCGACCTGAATCAGTTCAAGGAGGTCAACGACACGCTCGGACACGACCAGGGAGATCGTCTGCTCGTCATGGTCGCCGAACGTCTCCGCACTTCGCTGCGGGCGGTCGACACGGTGGCTCGCCTCGGCGGTGACGAGTTCGCCGTGCTGCTCACGGACGACGTGTCGCCCCGGCGCACGCTGCGGGCGGCCGAGCGGGTACTCGCCTGTTTCGACGAGCCCCACGACATCAACGGCATGTCGCTGCACTGCGGCGCCAGCGTCGGCGTCGCGCTCTATCCCGATCACGGTGATGACGCGGAGTCGCTCCGCAAGCACGCCGACATCGCCATGTACGTCGCGAAACGGCGCGGGGGCGGCGTCGCCGTCTACGACCCCGTCCGCGATCAGCCGAACCTCGATCGTCTCACGCTGGTCGGGCAGCTCCGTCACGCCGTGGACGACGACCAACTCGAGGTGCACTATCAGCCCGTGATCGAGCTCTCCTCGGCCCGCGTGGTCCGGGTCGAGGCGCTCGTTCGCTGGAACCACCCCGAACGCGGACTGATCGGCCCCGCCGAGTTCATCGACGTCGCCGAGGTCTCCGGCGTCATCCGGCCGCTGACCCGCTGGGTGTTCGGGACCGCAGCCCACGACGTCAGCCGCCTCGCGCGGGCCGGTTTCCCCGTCGACCTCGCCGTCAACGTGTCGGTCCGCAACCTCTACGAGTCGACCTTCGTCGACACGATCCGCAACACCCTCGAGCAGAGCGGACTCCCCGGCGGCCGCACGATCATCGAGCTCGCCGAGACCCAGATGATGGACGACCCGCTGCTCGCCCACGGCGTGTTCGAGCG contains these protein-coding regions:
- a CDS encoding DUF1501 domain-containing protein; its protein translation is MDLPLPARHREGFLREIDNRSSRAGSAAVGIPSPGALGRGVGAPSGTLVFINLVGGVDGLSVVVPHADPAYAIRRPALAISPPGERYGAIDMGRGLGLHPALSPLHAMFGRSDHLALICGVGVPDVHGGDRNHLPSREFLHQGGRDEPDGWATRLLRFEGLGSESVWSFGSAPHAMFDGLATAMVEQVPVVSVGRHFDESPPPIDPRNSHVGTLGGSSIEARWSDASWTAPADRLARGYPEGGLSRSLAATADMIRTDPRLRIVAIDHPGYDTHVDQGDGRAGVLTHKLDRLARALTAFWSDLARTRGTGDGRDPGPVTIILVSEFGRAIDENDSGGTEHGRGGVAIVLGDQVVGGIHGDMPSLADDEVWPVTVDVRRVLADAAASHGFRPWRGGVFQQLPLPNRSLGLLLSP
- a CDS encoding gamma carbonic anhydrase family protein, producing the protein MPIYAIGDRVPEIHETAYIHPEATIIGSAVIGPRASVWPQAVIRADDNTIEVGEGSSIQDGAVLHCTPFHPTTVGRFVTVGHLAHLEGCRVLDHALIGTGSIVLHEAIIGEHALVGAAAMVPGKVEVPRCAMALGVPVKIREDAVPEGHSQLNVDTYIRRAELFASELRRID
- a CDS encoding flavin reductase family protein; this encodes MTIDSSEYRRVLGHFPTGVTVVTGVDDAGPTGMAIGSFASVSLDPPLVMFCPSATSATWLRIQETGAFCVNVLGHDQADVCGVFASKVDDKFAGIEWTTDHTGAPLIPGALATIDCSIHAVHDGGDHDIVVGLVQSMKTSEDAPARGPLVFFQGGYGRYQGL
- a CDS encoding MBL fold metallo-hydrolase; this translates as MQRYGGNTSCVSIEAPGHDPIVLDLGTGLRPWGCSMTPGDPVTVHALVTHLHWDHVQGLPFFMPLQSAETEVHVYGPADGGQTMAETFAKFMSPPYFPIEVADLPATVEFHDAHHDDLVIDGSAVMVRPVPHCGKTNGYRVTRNGVSVAYIPDHQEPVDRPGYVDPAVLELCAGVDVLIHDAQLWPDEFALKSNWGHCTPEYAVEVAAQAGVSTLVLFHHDPSHTDEDLDEMTERITARAACRGIDAVVCATEGLKLSVTARS
- a CDS encoding thioredoxin family protein; this translates as MPPPTSPNSAPPRLPDGLVAIVKRDCPTCVLVAPVLEDLAARAALTVISQDDAGFPTVADWVIHDEDLALSWHHDIDAVPTLVRVDDGQVTERIEGWSRDQWETFTGTSGLGEGLPDWRPGCGSLSVDPNLADELAVRFSGSTLRSRRVEIAVLEDEWEAMWDRGWSDGLPVVPPTEARVLRMLEGTTRAPDDIVAIAPPDLVECTVEKVAINAVMAGCKPEYLPVVLTAVEAACTDEFNMHGLLATTMPVGPVLVVNGPICEQIGMNSGLNLLGQGNRANSTIGRALQLVIRNVGGGKPGGVDRATQGNPGKIGLCFAEDEAGSPWESLARSRGFDASASTVTLFPGEGPRLLFDQKSRSADSLTRHFAQMLRTYASPRMVMQFETIIVMSPEHMNRYRDAGWDRARFLEELESHLMVDGADIIAGADGIEEGMPEFVKDMQLSKFPPGGIHVVHGGSHAGLFSAAIGGWVTGEMGSLTVTREIT
- a CDS encoding UGSC family (seleno)protein, which codes for MTTVLSKTTVLDPTGELRPEVRERVARPESLNGLTVGLLDISKPRGNVFLDRVEEKLTALGASVKRFAKPTFTKPAPVDLRHEIATSCDAVIEALADUGSCTTCSVHDINDLERRGIPGVFVATVEFADAADGQSKALGLDVAHVLTPHPIQDRTDEEMVAIADQAIDALLGALTGPD
- a CDS encoding A/G-specific adenine glycosylase, producing the protein MVERSESLESMLLAWADEGLRDLPWRRTRDPWAVLVSETMLQQTQVDRVVDRWVVFLERFPDPATCATEPAAEILREWAGLGYNRRALMLHRAAQAIHERHGGVVPSDLDSLRALPGVGPYTARAVRAFAFELASAPVDTNIGRVLARVTGRRLAPREAQQIADDLVPAGRVWQWNQAIMELGALVCTKRSPGCASCPVASGCTWLGSGPDPADGSAGVSRRQAAFEGSDRQLRGRVIDVLRRGPQIAAAFAATVAPDDADRGIRVIDGLVADGLVERHDDLLRLPGDAQSGPVSAPRSASIA
- a CDS encoding EAL domain-containing protein encodes the protein MRRLQRRPLASFERDLWRLFFEIRIVALALLGAVALIPAAAVDTAIAVFILGFSVPANVALRALMAHVRSAPWWLPIADAALSAAVISIQPELAPAALIVMLGSTSQAATTGWRPTLAATLAGAPLLFGAALRYDVGDGALYVATYLAVSTGVTVFVAVIADAERAARQGTDDLLSGIDAVVWEAHPYPFDDVAVSGDTQAVLGIDPECLVGPGTWLGRVPALERALVAQQSKEAIDAGRAHEITYRITDDAGELRHVRDRVRVESDAQGRVTARGVVVDITDEVEVRESNRNLAELVDRVPVGLLVVRAEPDGRFTTISVNPAYEALTGLPASALVHSTLADALDGPGVAGMVRLLTDARRTGQPQRQAEAGDLRAEGERIISLEAFPISGELLGLNVVDVTARVITARALRHQALHDELTGLPNRALLEDRLRHGIDAARRDQQPVALLLLDLNQFKEVNDTLGHDQGDRLLVMVAERLRTSLRAVDTVARLGGDEFAVLLTDDVSPRRTLRAAERVLACFDEPHDINGMSLHCGASVGVALYPDHGDDAESLRKHADIAMYVAKRRGGGVAVYDPVRDQPNLDRLTLVGQLRHAVDDDQLEVHYQPVIELSSARVVRVEALVRWNHPERGLIGPAEFIDVAEVSGVIRPLTRWVFGTAAHDVSRLARAGFPVDLAVNVSVRNLYESTFVDTIRNTLEQSGLPGGRTIIELAETQMMDDPLLAHGVFERLRRLGIRGSVDDFGTGHSSLSNLQSLPVSEIKVDKSYIIAMGEGDESAATIVKSIVALGQNLGLDVVAEGVETPSAMTRLSMLGCDYAQGFLFARPMTFEELLAYLDVSKNGVAF